From the genome of Hymenobacter sp. PAMC 26628, one region includes:
- the gldC gene encoding gliding motility protein GldC: MKKSEIRFSIALDDQKVPEAISWSATDAGPDIHFAKAINIALWDREQVGTMKIDLWTKDMPTDEMKRFCVDNMGSMAENIVSATNDVEMAKKIRALCKELSDYLDQQEQGLS, from the coding sequence ATGAAAAAATCCGAAATCCGCTTCAGCATTGCCCTCGACGACCAGAAAGTGCCCGAAGCCATCAGCTGGTCGGCCACCGATGCGGGGCCCGATATTCACTTTGCCAAGGCCATCAACATTGCCTTGTGGGACCGCGAGCAGGTGGGCACGATGAAAATCGACCTCTGGACCAAGGACATGCCGACCGACGAAATGAAGCGCTTTTGCGTGGACAATATGGGCTCGATGGCCGAAAACATCGTGTCGGCCACCAACGACGTGGAGATGGCCAAGAAAATCCGGGCCCTCTGCAAGGAGCTGTCCGACTACCTCGACCAGCAGGAGCAGGGCCTGAGCTAG
- a CDS encoding ABC transporter permease → MNLLENIREAFRSIRSNLLRTVLTALIVSIGLFALVGILTSIDAMKNSLNATFASLGSNSFEIRAKGYNNRSRRGGVSGKQYPALTLLQARQYKAQLGAEAEVGVSAFISGATEIKANGEKTNPNMQVVAGDENYLRIQGYNLAQGRSFSQGELTRGANVAIVGDEIREKLFPRQPPVGKYVTALGRRFLIVGLLAPSGSTMGGGGADRIALLPLETGNQLPRSGALTYSLKTASTRPELLPYLLDQATGIMRNVRHDRLGQADSFEIESSDSLANKLDDLSGKMRVGGGIIAFITLLGASIALMNIMLVSVTERTREIGVRKALGATAIQIRQQFLIEAIVICVLGGALGIGLGVIGGNGVALLIGSGSFYVPWFWMLVGLVICVSVGLLSGSYPAGKAAALDPIESLRYE, encoded by the coding sequence ATGAACCTGCTCGAAAACATCCGCGAAGCCTTCCGCTCCATCCGCAGCAACCTGCTGCGCACGGTGCTCACGGCCCTCATCGTCAGCATCGGCCTGTTTGCCCTGGTGGGCATCCTCACCAGCATCGACGCCATGAAGAACTCGCTGAACGCGACCTTCGCCAGCCTGGGCAGCAACTCGTTCGAAATCCGGGCCAAGGGCTACAACAACCGCTCGCGCCGCGGCGGCGTGTCGGGCAAGCAGTACCCGGCCCTCACGCTGCTCCAGGCCCGCCAGTACAAGGCCCAGCTGGGCGCCGAGGCCGAGGTGGGCGTGTCGGCTTTCATCTCCGGGGCCACCGAGATCAAGGCCAACGGCGAAAAGACCAACCCCAACATGCAGGTGGTGGCCGGCGACGAAAACTACCTGCGCATCCAGGGCTACAACCTGGCCCAGGGCCGCAGCTTCTCGCAGGGCGAGCTGACGCGCGGGGCCAACGTGGCCATTGTGGGCGACGAAATCCGCGAGAAGTTGTTTCCGCGCCAACCCCCGGTGGGGAAATACGTCACGGCCCTGGGCCGTCGCTTCCTCATCGTGGGCCTGCTGGCGCCCAGCGGCAGCACCATGGGCGGGGGCGGGGCCGACCGCATCGCCCTGCTGCCGCTCGAAACCGGCAACCAGCTGCCCCGCTCCGGGGCCCTCACCTACTCGTTGAAAACGGCCAGTACCCGCCCGGAGCTGTTGCCCTACTTGCTCGACCAAGCCACCGGCATCATGCGCAACGTGCGCCACGACCGCCTGGGCCAAGCCGATTCGTTCGAGATTGAAAGCAGCGACTCGCTGGCCAACAAGCTCGACGACCTCTCGGGAAAAATGCGGGTCGGGGGCGGCATCATCGCCTTTATTACGCTGCTCGGGGCCAGCATTGCCCTGATGAACATCATGCTGGTGTCCGTTACCGAGCGCACCCGCGAAATTGGGGTGCGCAAGGCCCTGGGGGCCACGGCCATCCAAATCCGGCAGCAGTTTCTTATCGAAGCCATCGTGATTTGCGTGCTCGGCGGGGCCCTGGGCATCGGGTTGGGCGTGATTGGGGGCAACGGCGTGGCGCTGCTCATCGGCAGCGGCTCGTTCTACGTGCCCTGGTTTTGGATGCTGGTGGGCCTGGTCATTTGCGTGAGCGTGGGCCTGCTCTCGGGCTCGTACCCGGCCGGCAAGGCCGCCGCGCTGGACCCCATCGAAAGCCTGCGCTACGAGTAA
- the dcd gene encoding dCTP deaminase, giving the protein MILTDQQILAEIEKGTIVIEPFDRSCLGTNSYDVHLGRYLATYRDAVLDARRHNEIDTFEMDATEGFVLQPGQLYLGVTAEYTETHATVPFLEGKSSVGRLGIDIHATAGKGDVGFCNHWTLEISVSVPVRVYPGMPIGQLIYFLVQGEVATLYNRKPSAKYNHRTDRPVESMMWQNTF; this is encoded by the coding sequence TTGATCCTGACCGACCAGCAAATCCTTGCCGAAATTGAGAAAGGCACCATCGTCATCGAGCCCTTCGACCGCAGCTGCCTCGGCACCAATTCGTACGACGTGCACCTGGGCCGCTACCTGGCCACCTACCGCGACGCGGTGCTGGACGCGCGCCGCCACAACGAAATCGACACCTTCGAGATGGACGCCACCGAGGGCTTCGTGCTTCAGCCGGGCCAACTATACTTGGGCGTGACGGCCGAGTATACCGAAACCCACGCCACCGTGCCTTTCCTCGAGGGCAAGAGCAGCGTGGGCCGCCTGGGCATCGACATCCACGCCACAGCGGGCAAGGGCGACGTGGGCTTTTGCAACCACTGGACGCTGGAAATCAGCGTGTCGGTGCCCGTGCGTGTGTACCCCGGCATGCCCATTGGGCAGCTCATCTACTTCCTGGTGCAGGGCGAAGTGGCCACCCTCTACAACCGCAAGCCCAGCGCCAAGTACAACCACCGCACCGACCGGCCGGTGGAGTCAATGATGTGGCAAAACACTTTTTAA
- the hemL gene encoding glutamate-1-semialdehyde 2,1-aminomutase codes for MLNQTTSDALFAQAKDLIPGGVNSPVRAFRSVGGTPVFMQSAAGAWLTDVDGNRYVDFINSWGPMILGHAPAVVLDAVRAALPHSLSFGAPTRRESELAQLITEMVPSIEKVRLVNSGTEACMSAIRVARGYTGRAKILKFEGCYHGHADAFLIAAGSGALTLGTPDSAGVTAGVAQDTLTVPYNDLPALQAAVAANPGQIAAIILEPVVGNMGLVAPQEGYLPALRALCTAHGIVLIFDEVMTGFRLAPGGAQELFGIVPDLTTLGKIIGGGLPVGAYGGRADIMNQVAPAGKVYQAGTLSGNPLATAAGLAQLRHLHENPELYAQLDATTARLADGTRQIAQELGLHYTVNRVGSMFSLFFTAAPVHNLEDAKQCDLPAFGRYFHAMLERGIYLAPSQFEALFISTAITEELVDKYLSACRESLIIAHGL; via the coding sequence ATGCTAAACCAAACGACTTCCGACGCCCTTTTTGCCCAGGCCAAAGACCTGATTCCGGGGGGCGTCAACTCGCCGGTGCGGGCCTTCCGCTCGGTGGGCGGCACGCCGGTGTTCATGCAGAGCGCCGCCGGCGCCTGGCTCACCGACGTGGACGGCAACCGCTACGTCGATTTTATCAACTCCTGGGGCCCCATGATTTTGGGCCACGCCCCGGCCGTGGTGCTCGACGCCGTGCGCGCCGCCCTGCCCCACTCGCTCAGCTTTGGGGCCCCCACGCGCCGCGAAAGCGAGCTGGCCCAGCTCATCACCGAAATGGTGCCCAGCATTGAAAAAGTGCGGCTCGTGAACTCCGGCACCGAGGCCTGCATGTCGGCCATCCGGGTGGCGCGGGGCTACACGGGGCGGGCCAAAATCCTCAAGTTTGAGGGCTGCTACCACGGCCACGCCGACGCTTTCCTTATTGCGGCCGGCTCGGGGGCCCTCACCCTGGGCACGCCCGACTCGGCCGGCGTCACGGCCGGCGTGGCCCAGGACACCCTCACGGTGCCCTACAACGACCTGCCCGCCCTGCAAGCCGCCGTGGCCGCCAACCCCGGCCAAATCGCCGCCATTATCCTGGAGCCCGTGGTGGGCAACATGGGCCTGGTGGCCCCGCAGGAAGGGTATTTGCCGGCCCTGCGCGCCCTGTGCACCGCGCATGGCATCGTACTGATTTTTGACGAAGTGATGACCGGCTTCCGCCTGGCGCCCGGCGGGGCCCAGGAGCTGTTTGGCATCGTGCCGGACCTGACGACGCTGGGCAAAATCATCGGCGGGGGCCTGCCGGTGGGGGCCTACGGCGGCCGCGCCGACATCATGAACCAGGTGGCCCCGGCCGGCAAGGTGTACCAGGCCGGCACGCTCTCGGGCAACCCGCTGGCCACCGCCGCCGGCCTGGCCCAGTTGCGCCACCTGCACGAAAACCCCGAACTGTACGCCCAGCTCGACGCCACCACCGCCCGCCTGGCCGACGGCACCCGCCAAATCGCTCAGGAATTAGGCCTCCACTACACCGTAAACCGGGTGGGCTCCATGTTCAGTCTGTTCTTCACGGCAGCCCCGGTGCACAACCTCGAAGACGCCAAGCAGTGCGACCTGCCCGCCTTCGGCCGCTACTTCCACGCCATGCTGGAGCGCGGCATCTACCTGGCGCCCTCGCAGTTCGAGGCCCTGTTCATCTCCACGGCCATCACCGAAGAGTTGGTGGACAAGTACCTTAGCGCCTGCCGCGAATCGCTGATAATAGCCCACGGCTTGTAG
- a CDS encoding DUF5615 family PIN-like protein yields the protein MKLLLDENLPKRLKQDFPGHEVFTVRDKGWNGVKNGELLKLMVADEFQALLTFDKNLQHQQNFKKYTLTVFVLNAPINTYAVLTNLSGKVRQKLSQDSLPIGPIITSLA from the coding sequence ATGAAGCTGCTGCTTGACGAGAACCTGCCGAAGCGACTGAAGCAGGATTTTCCCGGACACGAAGTATTTACAGTGCGTGACAAGGGATGGAACGGTGTTAAAAACGGCGAACTGCTAAAACTTATGGTAGCCGATGAGTTTCAGGCATTACTGACGTTCGACAAAAATTTGCAGCACCAGCAGAACTTTAAGAAGTACACGTTGACCGTGTTCGTTCTGAACGCACCCATAAATACCTACGCCGTTCTGACCAATCTTTCGGGTAAAGTGAGGCAAAAACTATCGCAGGATTCATTGCCAATTGGGCCAATTATTACTTCACTGGCCTGA
- the dgt gene encoding dGTP triphosphohydrolase: MPQMTWPRLLSQRRFPDQQLPPTSAAPVRGAFVQDYDRVVFSSAFRRLQRKTQVMPLPETDFVHTRLTHSLETAVVGRSLGRLAARHLLEADGPLAAQLPNLDQDCGDIVAAACLAHDIGNPPFGHSGEDAISSYFASAAAAPYLAGLSAAEVADLQHFEGNAAGFRILTHTYAAHSTGTAGLGLTYATLGAFTKYPKPSEVAAGALIGGASEKKYGHFQAENARFRHVAAELGLLPKDAAAGFYHRHPLAFLVEAADDLCYRIIDFEDGLKLGLIAPETGLPLLKAMLGDPAGRVGSVQWHDWREELGYVRARLIGKLVGEVATIFARHAPAILRGEYDQPLIKELGCWPDLQQVQRLSVARLYRSRPVLEIEAAGFEVLGGLLDAFLAATFDAGAGHRARKLLDLVPDQFRAVGPQAGAPAYEKILLLTDYVAGMTDQNALSLYKTIKGIELPKGF; the protein is encoded by the coding sequence ATGCCCCAAATGACCTGGCCGCGCCTGCTCTCGCAGCGCCGCTTCCCCGACCAACAGCTGCCGCCCACCAGCGCGGCGCCCGTGCGCGGGGCCTTCGTGCAAGACTACGACCGGGTGGTGTTCTCGTCGGCCTTCCGGCGCTTGCAGCGCAAAACCCAGGTGATGCCACTGCCCGAAACCGACTTCGTGCACACCCGCCTCACGCACTCGCTCGAAACGGCCGTGGTGGGCCGCTCGCTGGGCCGCCTCGCCGCCCGCCACCTGCTGGAAGCCGACGGGCCCCTGGCCGCGCAGCTGCCCAACCTCGACCAGGACTGTGGCGACATTGTGGCCGCCGCCTGCCTGGCCCACGACATCGGCAACCCGCCCTTCGGCCACTCCGGCGAAGACGCCATCAGCAGCTACTTTGCCAGCGCCGCGGCCGCCCCGTACCTGGCCGGCTTGTCGGCCGCCGAAGTGGCCGATTTGCAGCACTTTGAGGGTAACGCGGCTGGCTTCCGCATCCTCACCCACACCTACGCGGCGCACAGCACCGGCACCGCCGGCCTGGGCCTCACCTACGCCACGCTGGGGGCCTTCACGAAGTACCCCAAGCCGAGCGAGGTGGCCGCCGGGGCCCTAATTGGCGGCGCGTCGGAGAAGAAATACGGCCATTTCCAGGCCGAAAATGCCCGGTTCCGCCACGTGGCCGCCGAGCTGGGTTTGCTGCCCAAAGACGCGGCGGCCGGCTTCTACCACCGCCACCCGCTGGCGTTTCTGGTGGAGGCCGCCGACGACCTCTGCTACCGCATCATCGACTTCGAGGACGGCCTCAAGCTGGGCCTCATCGCCCCGGAAACTGGCCTGCCGCTGCTCAAAGCCATGCTCGGCGACCCGGCCGGGCGCGTGGGCAGCGTGCAGTGGCACGACTGGCGCGAGGAGCTGGGCTACGTCCGGGCCCGCCTCATCGGCAAGCTGGTGGGGGAGGTGGCCACGATTTTTGCCCGCCACGCGCCCGCCATTTTGCGCGGCGAATACGACCAGCCGCTCATCAAGGAGCTGGGCTGCTGGCCAGATTTGCAGCAGGTGCAGCGCCTCAGCGTCGCGCGCCTCTACCGCAGCCGCCCGGTGCTCGAAATCGAGGCCGCCGGCTTCGAGGTGCTCGGGGGCCTGCTCGACGCGTTTCTCGCCGCCACCTTCGACGCTGGGGCCGGCCACCGCGCCCGCAAATTGCTCGACCTCGTGCCCGACCAGTTCCGCGCCGTGGGGCCCCAGGCCGGGGCCCCAGCCTACGAGAAAATCCTGCTCCTCACCGACTACGTGGCCGGCATGACCGACCAGAACGCGCTGAGCCTCTACAAAACCATCAAGGGCATTGAGCTGCCCAAGGGATTTTAG
- a CDS encoding DUF433 domain-containing protein, producing MDLKTLITTDHDILGGQPVFAGTRVPVGSLFDHLEAGVSLDEFLDDFPTVAKAQAVAVLETANKFLTSTNVAQLYEAAA from the coding sequence ATGGACCTCAAAACCCTAATCACTACCGACCACGACATACTGGGCGGGCAGCCAGTATTTGCCGGCACTAGAGTCCCGGTAGGGTCGCTGTTTGACCATCTGGAAGCTGGCGTTTCGCTCGACGAATTTTTAGACGACTTTCCAACGGTAGCCAAGGCGCAAGCGGTGGCGGTATTAGAAACGGCTAATAAATTTCTGACTTCTACAAACGTCGCGCAATTGTATGAAGCTGCTGCTTGA
- the dnaN gene encoding DNA polymerase III subunit beta, with amino-acid sequence MKFIVSSSALLKQLQSINGVVTNNPVVPILENFLFEIEAGKLTITASDLETSMITELPVEARDGGRIAAPARILLDTLKNLPDQPVTFTIDEETYTIEIGSANGRYKLAGENAADFPRVPVVKGSAPVEIPSSSLARAINKTIFAVSTDELRPAMTGILVQLADAQITFVATDGHRLLRYRRQDVGAGQTANLIIPRKAFNLLKGVLPSEAAPVRIEFNQSNAFFSFNQMRLVCRLIDERYPDYENVIPVSNPNKLTINRQELLNSVRRISIYSNKTTHQVRLRLAGSELTVSAEDLDFSNEANERLACQYDGEDMEIGFNARFLQEMLSNIDSEEITLELSTPNRAGLLMPAAADDNESILMLVMPVMLNNYV; translated from the coding sequence ATGAAATTCATCGTCTCGTCCTCCGCCCTGCTCAAGCAGCTGCAGAGCATCAACGGCGTGGTTACAAACAACCCCGTGGTGCCCATTCTCGAGAATTTCCTCTTCGAGATTGAAGCCGGCAAGCTCACCATTACGGCTTCCGATTTGGAAACCAGCATGATTACCGAGCTGCCCGTGGAGGCCCGCGACGGGGGCCGCATCGCCGCGCCCGCCCGCATCCTGCTCGATACGCTCAAGAACCTGCCCGACCAGCCCGTCACCTTCACCATCGACGAGGAAACCTACACCATCGAAATCGGCTCGGCCAACGGGCGCTACAAGCTGGCCGGCGAGAATGCCGCCGACTTCCCCCGCGTGCCGGTGGTGAAGGGCTCGGCCCCGGTCGAAATCCCGTCGTCGTCGCTGGCCCGGGCCATCAACAAAACCATCTTCGCGGTGAGCACCGACGAGCTGCGCCCCGCCATGACCGGTATTCTGGTGCAGCTGGCCGACGCGCAAATCACCTTCGTGGCCACCGACGGCCACCGCCTGCTGCGCTACCGCCGCCAGGACGTGGGCGCCGGCCAAACCGCCAACCTCATTATCCCGCGCAAGGCCTTCAACCTGCTCAAGGGCGTGCTGCCCTCCGAGGCGGCCCCGGTGCGCATTGAGTTCAACCAGAGCAACGCCTTTTTCTCGTTTAACCAGATGCGCCTCGTGTGCCGCTTGATCGACGAGCGCTACCCCGACTACGAGAACGTGATTCCGGTGAGCAACCCCAACAAGCTCACCATCAACCGCCAGGAGCTGCTGAACTCGGTGCGCCGCATCAGCATCTATTCCAACAAAACCACCCACCAGGTGCGCCTGCGCCTGGCCGGCTCCGAGCTGACGGTTTCGGCCGAAGACCTCGACTTCAGCAACGAGGCCAACGAGCGCCTGGCCTGCCAGTACGACGGCGAGGACATGGAAATCGGCTTCAACGCCCGCTTCCTGCAGGAAATGCTCTCCAACATCGACTCCGAGGAAATCACCCTGGAGCTGAGCACCCCCAACCGCGCCGGCCTGCTAATGCCCGCCGCCGCCGACGACAACGAGAGCATCCTGATGCTGGTGATGCCGGTGATGCTCAACAACTACGTTTAA
- a CDS encoding DUF1361 domain-containing protein, producing the protein MEPTLPFTRTRVTLLFVLAASVGLSLFLIAGRVVVTHQIRFLFLAWNLFLALIPYALSTLLGLAQGPLRARLLLPVGAAWLLFFPNAPYLVTDLFHLDERPDAPLWFDLALILSCAWNGLMLAYASLADMQTLVRLRLGPLAGWAFATVALLLSSFGIYLGRYLRYNSWDVLANPLTLFYDILNRLLHPFAYPRTWGVTMVFGAFLLLGYGTVRVLGRAQAE; encoded by the coding sequence ATGGAGCCCACCTTGCCCTTCACCCGCACGCGGGTCACGCTGCTGTTTGTGCTGGCCGCTTCGGTGGGCCTGAGCCTGTTCCTGATTGCCGGGCGCGTCGTCGTCACGCACCAAATCCGGTTCCTGTTCCTGGCCTGGAACCTCTTCCTGGCCCTTATCCCGTACGCGCTGAGCACGCTGCTCGGGCTGGCCCAGGGGCCCCTGCGGGCGCGCCTGCTGCTGCCGGTGGGCGCGGCGTGGCTGCTGTTTTTCCCCAACGCGCCCTACCTCGTCACCGACCTCTTCCACCTCGACGAGCGCCCCGACGCCCCGCTCTGGTTCGACCTGGCTCTCATCCTCTCCTGCGCCTGGAACGGCCTGATGCTGGCCTACGCCTCGCTGGCCGACATGCAAACCCTAGTGCGCCTGCGCCTGGGGCCCCTGGCCGGCTGGGCCTTCGCCACGGTGGCGCTGCTGCTCAGCAGCTTCGGCATCTACCTGGGCCGCTACCTGCGCTACAATTCCTGGGACGTCCTGGCTAATCCGCTCACCCTCTTCTACGACATCCTCAACCGCCTCCTGCACCCCTTCGCCTACCCCCGCACCTGGGGCGTAACGATGGTATTCGGCGCATTCCTGCTGCTGGGCTACGGGACCGTGCGCGTGCTGGGCCGGGCCCAGGCAGAGTAG
- a CDS encoding tetratricopeptide repeat protein has protein sequence MPFAFTRRFRLPRLLLGALLPLAVAAQTPTTATTVKAGAAKPAAKTAVKTAVGTAATARLVPGASTAAKPTAGTSAITKPTAATSTAAKPSAGNSTVAKPATGSAATAKPTAGASAAAKPTVAKPTAAKPATAKPAGRTGSPDAHYRAGKVQLDQGQYAAALLELEPLAQPGARFAHAADAAYLTAVANARLRQWADAEQLLNLLRAEYPAYPNLNEALLLQGQVSLEQGDYDTALKTLGALPADFGPARDALKASYLPRLNDRGTWQRLLRRTPDDAALARAYADRLAVPNGFGTEADRPQLDELVAKFGLDAARYAGPLGPRVVARATARKTSYNVAVLLPFELDDPSWQKQRKNQFVTDLYAGLRLAQDSLQRAGHPVQLFAYDTGADTLGLKQVLALPELAGMDLLIGPVYKSGAKLLARYAQDHQIVCVNPLSQDGDLVLDNPWHYLNSPGAATQGRLAAQFAADAFGIGRPAVLLHEDSHDETIFADAYQATFEALGGKVSARRRFNPDVDESLAAASAGLDLAGTGHLVVASDDRKAGPYFLGVQRAAPAATRPPLLASGAWLDNPRLDPSQLNGPGIYFVQPKYIDEGALGYRRFRQLYLQRQHLPPTAYAGQGFDMLLFFGNALAEFGPAFQPGLATDAPAPGAVFQGYAYPSGFRDNQVVPITKLDGLEMHVVK, from the coding sequence ATGCCCTTTGCTTTTACCCGCCGGTTTCGGCTGCCACGCCTGCTGCTGGGGGCCCTGTTGCCGCTGGCCGTGGCTGCCCAAACGCCCACGACTGCAACGACTGTAAAGGCTGGCGCGGCAAAGCCGGCCGCTAAAACCGCGGTCAAGACGGCCGTTGGCACGGCGGCCACGGCCAGGCTGGTCCCCGGTGCTTCCACCGCAGCTAAGCCCACCGCCGGTACTTCCGCTATTACCAAGCCTACTGCCGCCACTTCCACTGCTGCCAAACCGTCCGCCGGCAATTCTACTGTTGCTAAGCCTGCTACCGGCAGCGCCGCCACTGCCAAGCCCACCGCCGGCGCTAGTGCCGCGGCCAAACCTACCGTTGCCAAGCCCACCGCCGCTAAGCCTGCTACTGCCAAGCCCGCCGGCCGGACGGGTAGCCCGGACGCGCACTACCGGGCTGGCAAAGTGCAGCTCGACCAGGGCCAGTACGCCGCGGCGCTGCTTGAGTTAGAACCCCTGGCCCAGCCCGGGGCCCGCTTCGCGCACGCCGCCGATGCGGCCTACCTCACCGCCGTGGCCAATGCCCGCTTGCGGCAGTGGGCCGACGCCGAGCAGCTCCTCAACCTGCTGCGCGCCGAGTACCCCGCCTACCCTAACCTCAACGAGGCGCTGCTGCTGCAAGGCCAGGTATCATTGGAGCAGGGCGACTACGACACGGCCCTGAAAACGCTGGGGGCCCTACCCGCCGACTTCGGCCCTGCCCGCGACGCGCTGAAGGCCAGCTACCTGCCCCGCCTCAACGACCGCGGCACCTGGCAGCGCCTGCTGCGCCGCACCCCCGACGACGCCGCCCTGGCCCGCGCCTACGCCGACCGCCTGGCCGTGCCCAACGGCTTCGGCACGGAGGCCGACCGGCCCCAGCTCGACGAGCTCGTCGCCAAGTTTGGCCTCGACGCGGCCCGCTACGCCGGGCCCCTGGGGCCCCGGGTGGTGGCCCGCGCCACGGCCCGCAAAACCAGCTACAACGTGGCCGTGCTGCTGCCCTTCGAGCTCGACGACCCGAGCTGGCAGAAGCAGCGCAAAAACCAGTTCGTGACCGACCTCTACGCCGGCCTGCGCCTGGCCCAGGACTCGCTCCAGCGGGCCGGCCACCCGGTGCAGCTCTTTGCCTACGACACGGGGGCCGACACCCTGGGGCTGAAGCAGGTGCTGGCCCTGCCCGAGCTGGCCGGTATGGATTTGCTGATTGGGCCGGTGTACAAGTCGGGCGCTAAGCTGCTGGCCCGCTACGCCCAGGACCACCAGATTGTGTGCGTGAACCCGCTCTCGCAGGACGGCGACCTGGTGCTCGACAACCCCTGGCACTACCTCAACAGCCCCGGCGCAGCTACCCAGGGCCGGCTGGCGGCGCAGTTCGCCGCCGATGCCTTTGGCATTGGCCGCCCGGCCGTGCTGCTGCACGAAGACAGCCACGACGAAACCATTTTCGCCGACGCCTACCAAGCCACGTTTGAGGCCCTGGGCGGCAAGGTCAGCGCCCGCCGCCGCTTCAACCCCGACGTGGACGAGAGCCTGGCCGCCGCCAGCGCCGGCCTCGACCTGGCCGGCACCGGCCACCTCGTGGTGGCGTCCGACGACCGCAAGGCGGGGCCCTATTTCCTGGGTGTGCAGCGCGCCGCGCCGGCCGCCACCCGCCCGCCACTGCTGGCCTCGGGTGCCTGGCTCGACAACCCGCGCCTCGACCCCAGCCAGCTCAACGGGCCGGGCATTTACTTCGTGCAGCCCAAGTACATCGACGAGGGGGCCCTGGGCTACCGGCGTTTCCGGCAGCTGTACTTGCAGCGCCAGCACCTGCCGCCCACCGCCTACGCCGGCCAGGGCTTCGACATGCTCCTGTTTTTTGGCAACGCGCTGGCCGAATTTGGCCCCGCGTTTCAGCCCGGCCTGGCCACCGACGCGCCCGCCCCGGGGGCCGTGTTCCAGGGCTACGCCTACCCCAGCGGCTTCCGCGACAACCAAGTGGTGCCCATCACCAAACTCGACGGCCTGGAGATGCACGTGGTAAAGTAG
- a CDS encoding cation diffusion facilitator family transporter: protein MAGSSSSKTVVYGAIGANVAIAVAKFVAAFFTGSAAMLSESIHSLVDSGNGLLILLGLARSARPADDEHPFGHGKELYFWTMIVAVLIFAVGGGISLYEGWIHIQKPAPLSDPTWNYWVLGLAVVFEGVAFTLAYREFNKTRGDAGFWQALRASRDPAVYAILLEDLAALVGLLIALAGVFFGHLLNNPYLDGSASLAIGVLLIGMAVFMLTETRGLLVGEGVDAATLASLRALAAAEPAVARLHPPLSMYLGPQEAILALDVRFRPELSAEETVAATARLEHAIRAKHPEFTRIFVEATAAAAKG from the coding sequence ATGGCGGGTAGCTCTTCCTCCAAAACCGTGGTGTACGGGGCCATTGGGGCCAACGTGGCCATTGCCGTGGCCAAGTTTGTGGCGGCGTTTTTCACCGGCAGCGCGGCCATGCTCTCCGAGAGCATCCACTCGCTGGTGGACAGCGGCAACGGGCTGCTGATTTTGCTGGGCCTGGCCCGCAGCGCTCGGCCGGCCGACGACGAGCACCCGTTTGGGCACGGCAAGGAGCTGTATTTCTGGACGATGATCGTGGCCGTGCTCATCTTCGCGGTGGGCGGCGGCATCTCGCTCTACGAGGGCTGGATTCACATCCAAAAGCCCGCGCCCCTCTCCGACCCCACCTGGAACTACTGGGTGCTGGGCCTGGCCGTGGTGTTCGAGGGCGTGGCCTTCACCCTGGCCTACCGCGAGTTCAACAAAACGCGCGGCGACGCCGGTTTCTGGCAGGCCCTGCGCGCCAGCCGCGACCCGGCCGTGTACGCCATTTTGCTCGAAGACTTGGCCGCGCTCGTGGGCCTGCTGATTGCGCTGGCGGGCGTGTTTTTCGGGCATTTGCTCAACAACCCGTACCTCGACGGCAGCGCGTCGCTGGCCATCGGGGTGCTGCTGATTGGCATGGCCGTGTTCATGCTGACGGAAACCCGCGGCCTGCTGGTGGGCGAGGGCGTGGACGCAGCCACCCTGGCCAGCCTGCGCGCCCTGGCCGCCGCCGAGCCCGCGGTGGCGCGCCTGCACCCGCCGCTCTCAATGTACCTGGGGCCCCAGGAAGCCATTTTGGCCCTCGACGTGCGCTTCCGGCCCGAGCTGTCGGCCGAGGAAACCGTGGCCGCCACCGCCCGGCTGGAGCACGCCATCCGGGCCAAGCACCCCGAGTTCACGCGCATTTTTGTGGAGGCCACGGCGGCGGCGGCAAAGGGTTAA